A region of the Gopherus flavomarginatus isolate rGopFla2 chromosome 3, rGopFla2.mat.asm, whole genome shotgun sequence genome:
GGGGAAGTTTGAGTGCAATCCAttcagtaacccctttctctcagggtctcccctccccaggaaacccccacccactatccccacctcacctcagatGAGACTACTGCCAATCATCAGCTAGCCCCCATACTCAGGGGccaactgcagtatcagcctactcatcactggcaaggttgggtttggacctgctgccttggcctacccctgggctgctctcTGCAACCCCCAGAACCTGTTGCCTTCTGCTAGGACACAGCCTGGGGGCTTTcaaggctggagctccccagctcctctgcctttcccccgctccactgtctctagctccctgcaggcAGGCCCTTCCCCCTCTACAGGTAGAGTGAGACTGCTGCttttggcttccctggccttcttataaggccctgttgctcagtttggggtgtggccacttcccccaatcagccagggttttaccttgcccagcccAAGcactctgcagggcttttccaaccccctCTGGGCTAGAGCGGGTGGTCATCCCGCTACAGctgggtactgtacaaacacagaacaaaaagccatGTTGTGGCATGATGACCTCTTGGCCAATACACCAGGGACTGAACTGGGGacatccagagctaaaagcaagaGCTGCTATAGCTTGAACTAAAGTATCAACCctttttagctgggggctgtaataGAGCaaagtgaatatttttttttcaccacaaaatgcatttttcatgtcACCAAAACTTATTTGCAAATTAGGGTCAAAGTTAGTGGATAGTTTTGGCCAAAAACAATTGGaactttattttcaaaaatgttgaagTGTATCAGTTCAGccgttttaaaacaaaaaatatggaGTTTTGGTTTCAAAAtggcattttgttttgaaatttaacttTTAGAAAAAGAGAAGGTAAAAAACAATCCCAAAttgaaccaaaaaaaccccttgctttgggttgaacaaaatgtttcatttgacctgaaataattttttttttcatttggcaaGGAAAAATCACAAAAATTCACTTCTGGTTCTAACTGAACCATTCCCCCCACCCAGTTCAACCCCCATactgaaaaaaaatgtgttatatGCTCAGCTCTTGGCCATAACAACTTCCATCCTCTGTAGATCAGCAGAGAGGGGAACTGTAACACACACTCTGCAGTGGATTAGAATAGCACTTTGCAAGGCAATACATATCTCATTCTGGAGATAGAGTGAGATAATAGAGGCATATATTTTTTAGGTTCCTGTGTAAAGCTGCTATGATGTGGTCACAGTGCTGTGACAGCAGGGTTATATTTAAAGATCAGAAGGCATTTTCATTCTAAAACCCTTTCACAAAACATTACTCTTTGGGCAGCAATTTCTAATGCTTGATCTCAGCTTAGGAGTTCATTTTTAGCAAGTTTTAACAATCTGGTACCATTCTGTATTAGGGAGATATTAAAAACAGTATTGTTCTGATGTTGATTTTTCTCAGATGAATTTGTTCATTTAGGTAGCTCAAAAATAGCTTGTTCTGAAATTAAAAATCTGTCATATGTGGGTCCTGAAGGGGGAATGTGAGTGTAGCTTTGTCTGCAGACATTGGCTTTGCCAAAGAAAAGGCTCTGGAGGTTTGAAAATCCTACCCGCCCCCTTCATTAAATTCAGATTGTCTAAATGCTAATCCCAACCtagacacttagggcttgtctctaGTATGGATTTGTGCACCAATGTAGTCCCACCAGTGCAAATCCCTAGTGTGCACTCACTGGGACAGTGTAAAAGGAGGCTCACACAAGTGCAACTTCACCCTGTTTAAAACATCTTCCATTGGCCTTCGGCAAGTCATGTAAAGCTATTTGAacctgcctgcctcagtttcccattagtCAACACAGTGATGTTGCGAAGTCTCACTGAATGGTGGTAATAGCTTTGAAGCTGGACAATAAGAACGTGACCTTACAAGCTCCTGGTGCGTGGAGAGCCCATGAAGTCTGTGCAGACAGAACTTGTCAGGCTGAGCCTGAATGCTACTTGtcattactatttatttatttactgttcACAGGTACCTTTCACAGTGCGGTTATCTGAATGTGCCGTCATTTTATTCAAATAACTAAACATGCAATTATCtggaaaagagggaaagaaatgaTATCCAAAAATAGCCCCAAACTCTATGTTAATGCAACGGAGTCAGCCAGGTCCTGCATCTCTTGCAAGGGGCTGAGTTCTCTGATCCTGATCCAGAAAAGGATTTAAGTACAGCTCAGCTTTAAGCATGTCTGTAGTCCCACTGTCTTCAACAGGATCATGCATGTGCTAAAATATTTTTTGGGGTCCAGCCCAGaggactcagcaccttgcagcccTTAGATAATACAGGCCAATGTGACAGCAAGCCCGCTGGAAAAACAAACTATACTTTCCCCTATTAACCTTGACGGAGACATGTAACATTTGCTAGGTACATTGGGTGATCCCCTAATGAAAGGGCCTACTGTAATTCATAACCACAAAGTCTGCAGCCTGCAAACTCTTTGAGGCATGAACAGTCTTCCTTTGTCTGTACAGTACCTACTCTCTATTGGGTGCTACTGTATTTAAATGGTATATAATAATAACAAAGGAGAAAGGGTTAAAGCAAGAACCTTAAGGCTGGTTTTCCGGACTTAATGGCACAGACAAACCCTCAGAAGTAATATTGTGTGCATGTGAGGGGCCAATGCGTGGGACTTTTTGGCTTGTGGTATCAATTTACTTTATAACACGGTGTGCAAGAAGCCACTGAACTAAAGAGAAAATGTCCCCAAATGGAAGTTTACCAACCTTTTACATTTGCATCTTCGTCTTctggtttcttttaaaagaaaagatgaaGTTGAAAGAATTAGCAAGCGAGTCACTGTTCAGTAAAAAAGATGCTGCagcaacacattactggcatttcccctcctccccccgaaaTCATCCTCTGCTAGAGTTGAGTTTATATTTGCTGTAGGTTTGGTCCAGCCCCTGTCtctttcagttttcttttggGCAACTCTTAAGCAAGGCAAGTAGtcggggcggctctatgtattttgctgcccccagCACGGCAGTCGGGCAGCTTTCGGCATcgcgcctacgggaggtccaccggtatCACGGATTCGGCAACATGCAGTACCCGCAGCCGAATTGCTGTTGAAAccacgggactggcagacctcccgtaggcatgccgccgaaggcagcctgaatGCCGCCCTCACAGAGcatggagcgctggtgcctggagccgcccctgtaagTAGACCTTATCCAACACATAGTCTTATCGAAGTCAATGAAATTGCTCCCAAGGATAAGAGACACTCATGTGATTAATGGCTGTAGGACTGAGCCTTCGGTTTTTATTCAGGACTAAAACTCAGAACTGGAGCATTGACTGTATGTTCCTGTTTGCGATCGATACCAATCTGGCAAGCCAGTGAAAGTTTGTTTGCAGTGCTTATTTCTACAACGGGCAAGTGGCATGCACTGCCAGAAGAGCACAACCAAATTTACCCCGAATTAACTGAGACCTGACCCTGAAAAAGGACTTTTTCAGTaaaaagctaaacaaattcagtctggaaataaggCCTCCTGTACATTTTAACAGTGCAAGTAATTAatgattggaacaatttaccaagggtcattcACCAGCACTGACAATTTTTTGATTTTAAACGCTGCTCTCTGGCCTGGGAGCGTAGGAGTATCTGGCTCAGCTGGATGGAGGGGAGTCACTTACTTTGACACATCGTGATGGTGGCTAGCAGGGCAATGAGGAGGAGAAGGCAGGCGCTCGCTAAGGGGACCCAGACGTACAAGTGACAGGATAAATCCAGCCCTTTCTCTGTGGCTTTCGCTGCAGGAACAAAATAGcgtaaaaaataaaactaacccAGGAGCTTCAGCGATCCTAGGCCCCGGCTCCGCTCCAAGAGGAGGGATCAGGTGGTGGGTGGGGGTGCACGATGCACTcggtgcaggggagggagggaccgGTGCAGGCTCCACCACGTGCTGTGGAGACAGAAACGGTCTGTGCTGGCAGATAGCAGGGGGAGCCGTTTCTGCTAATTGGCAGCGATCCCAGCTGGGAGGACCGGGCTGGTGCTCGTGCGTGAGCTGCTGAATTTATCGCCGGGACTGGTTTAACGAGCCGCCAGGTTTCCCTCCAGAGGGAAAACACGTGGTCAGCAAATCCAGGCTTGGGCTCTGTCCAGCCCGGGACAGCCAGCGCAAGCCCGGGGGGCCAATGCTGCATGCAGAGCGAGCAGCCAGGGCGTGTGAaatcacagccagcccagccgcTGGGGGCTCTGGCTCCCCCAAAGCTGTGGAGTGAGCCGAAGCCGGTACCTGTGTTAAGGAATTGCTTGCAGTCCCTGGGTTCCGTGGTGGTGCTGGGCTGGGTGGTGGTTGCCTTCGTAgagggggctgtggtggggggagctggAAACAAGAATGGAAACAACAGGTAGTGAAGTCAGTCTCTGTCCCTTCTTCTCTCGCTGCcttcctctgtccctccctccggAACTCATTCCCCCAGTAGAACCAATAGACGCTGTGCCCCCACGTACCCATAGCCTGTGTCCACAGCAACTCCTTCCCCAGCCAAGGCTACTCTGTAGGGATCTCCTGGGGCAATCCCAGGCCTggaacagactccaaagagcaGTAAATGcattcatctatctatctatctatctatctaatctggTTTTATACGGCTgcccatcatcatagtatctgggTGCTTTCCAGTCCACATCAAATCAGTAGCAATAGCAAAGCCCTTACTGGACGTCACAGTGTCTGGCACTTATCCTGTTTTGGGGTCAAAACTCTGCTTGGCtagggtttggggtttggttttttaaaagattttcttaATGTTTAGGGGTTGGTTGGATAGAAAGGGTGTCAGTGATGGGGTTTGTTGGGTAGAAGGAATGTTAGTGACGGAGGTTGTTGAGTAGAAGGGGGTGTCAGTGATAGGGTTTGTTTGGTAGAAGTGGTGTCAGTGATGGGTTTGTTGAGTAGAAGAGGTGTCAGTGATGGGATTTGTTGGGTAGAAGGGGGTGTCAGTGTTTTAAACACCATTCCTACGGCATTATCCATGCTGAGCCATGACTAGGAATGGGAAGGGGAAAGTGAGCAGGCATTTATCCCATTGTCTCCAGTCTTCTGAAGGAGGGGGATCACTAGCACTGTATGGGGAAACCTACACCCTGCTCAGGGACACCAACTGCTGGCAGTTACAGGCAGTGAGTGGAGGTGAAGGGCAGTGACAGATAATGAGGGTGAGGCAGATGCAAGGAGGCTGCATGGCTGAGTCATTCAGGGAAAGCAAAACATTGAGAGGGGCGTCTGGGCAGAAGCTCTGAGCAGGGACCCCTGACACCTGCCCACCTGGGCACACAGGAAGAAAGGGCCAGATCTGAGGGATTATGAGGATGAttctgggctgggagggagggggaatgctggggctccagcccaggcagagggagctgagaTGGGGTGAGGTTGGTGCTGACCTGGCAGGTGGAGTGGGATCCCGGAGCTGAAGTGCAGCCTCTGGTTGTGGTTGACGATGCAATAATAATTGCCCTGGTCCTGCTCCTGGAAGGACTTCACGGTCAGTCTGTAGATGCTGGATTCTCTTTTTGCCTCAAAGCGTGTGGGTGGTTTTCCATTCTCCGTCGGTGCCACCCGGCCGAGGGAGGTAATGAACAAGATGAACTGAGGGGCAGACTGCCTGTGCTGGAGCATCCAGGAGACACCGCTGTCGGACAGGTCACGGCCTGAGAACACACACTCCAGCTCCACCCTGTTTCCCAGGGCTAGGGGGCTGCCTTTATTGCGGAGCCTCACACTCATTTTGCTTCCCTGGCCCTGGGATCTGCAGCAACCTGAGGGAGAGAAATCCACCCAGCACAGTTATCAGCACAGTCACACCCATCCACAGAGAGCGTCCTCAGCACCATCCAAGCCATAGTCTCCTTACTGGGGTCTCAGATCTCACTTAAAGCTCCATCCTCACTGATTAGTGCCTAGACACCCAGAGCAGTGAACCAAGAACATGCACAGGGCTAGGGGATCAACACGCTCTCAGGCAGACTTGGATAATACATTTCAGCAACTGCTAGGATTCAGGGCTACAATGTGCTCAGCGATTGCCCAAGTTCTTACAACAGCTGCCCTAGTTCAAAGATCATCTGATGCACAAAAGCCATCTGGGTGAAAGCTCAGGTTACACTGACATATACCAAGTTTTTTAAATGATGCATAAGTTTTGACTCTCGTAAACCCAAAAAAATCcttgggccagactctgctctcaGTCATGCTggagtaaatctggagtaattccactggcGGCACCTGCATGACTGAGCTCAGGCTCTGGGCCATTTTCTCTATTCGCTCACAGAAACAAAGtaaaacagaaaactgaaaattaaTCTGGtgggtttgtttgctttttaatcttTGTTTTGACTCCTTGTCCATTCATTTTGACTCCTCCATTCAGATGACTCTGGAGAGACCACCCTAAACTCCCATTATTAATTACCCTTCTTAAAGAGGTTACACTAAATAGCGATTCTGTACTCACATAAGCTCAGACTgagaaaaaacagcaaagaaacgAATCTGGCCATTATATCCTTGTGCTGACGGTTCTCAAGAAAGGCGCAGCAGAGCAAAGATGAATTCGCTGGTTTGGCTTGATAGGACGTAGTGCTTTTTGAAGAGgatgtgatgtcagcaaacatcGTAGGAAAGTTTCTCAGCCTCCAAAATTAAACGAACCAAGAGGAGAAGAATTCATCCCTCAGTCAGTCTTggttcatttttaaatattgatttcaatcatCTTTCCATATTTAAGGCCAAACGCTTTTGCATCATAATCAGGGATGATCTGTCACGTATCTATCTTCTTGCTAGCTACTGTACTTGTCCTATACCATTCACTAAAACAAATGTTGATTGGCGCAGCATTGGATCCTTTAGATGGGTGGCTCTCAATTTTTTCCATACCGGGATCCAATCTCAAACTCTCCTCCCATCTAACTGGGATCTAGTTGCAACCCTCTTCCCATTGAGATATATGGGAAGTACAAGGTGGTTGTGACCCAAGGTTAAGACCCTATGGTTTAGATCTCAGTGTTTAAATCCCATATCTCCTATTTCCTGATGGAAAGTTCATTGCATTAGActcagggcttatctacactgaaggcctgcttcagtgaagatgttaCCTTTGCCAACggaagggcttctcccattggcacaggtaATCCgtctccccgagaggcagtagctatgttgatgggagaagccctcctgttgacatagtACGGTTTACGCTGGgagttaggtcagtgtaactttgGCAGGCTCTGGCCCCGAGTGCATCACCCCGAGTGATGCACTTATATCAACATcagtttttagtgtagaccaagccagagTCTTAGTGAAATGCCATAATGCTATAATGAGGATTACAAAACACACTATTTTGTTTATGTGCTAAGCAGGATACAGCACATGATCAGGTATACTTGTTGTACAGTATATTATATCAAAAAAACACATAGTTGGAATGTAGGTTAGTTCCACCCATGCCTTCAGTCAGGTGTTACTGTGCTTGCAAACTCTTTGCAAAAACAACTTTGTGCAGTGCTGAGGGTCTGTGCTGTATGAAACCCACCAAGAGCGGCCTACGACCCTCATGATATTTTTTCAGATCTTGTGGTTTTATTTTCTTAACCACTGTGACTTCCGCCCTGCAGATGAGGAACAAATTCTGTTATGTACAAGGCCTTTGCTCTCTGCACCAGGGCTACTGCAGACAGAGGTGGAGGGGATGAAACGCCACAGGGTCTTTGCAGCACAGAAAGCAGCTCCACAAGACAGGAGGGCATTGACTTTTGTTACACCATCTCTTGTTTCTTCTCTTGGCTATTTCTGCCTTCCGTGTCTTTGAACACTGATGGATCTTGGAGCAGAGTCCTATGCATGGTGTTTTTGCATTAGACTCTGTGATCAAAGCACCTTTTCCCATTCATGTTGGAAACCTGGCACCTCTGACCTTTGATACAATTGTTATTGTGGCTGCTACTTTGATGAGATGGTTACGAGAAAAGAAACGAAAAACTTACAGACTCTGGGCTAATTTCATCCGACATGGAAGGATCTTgactgtaggtgtgtgtgtgtttctaatTTGTGTCTTTGCCAGGAACATACAATGAGAACGCTGCTGATTTTCCATCATGTCTCACTAAGCAAACATCCTTGAAGCAGTGAAAATAATTGCTGAAGTCTGCCCGAATATACCAGACATTTGCAGTATTCAGAAAAAAATGTGCTACTTTGATAAAAATAACACAGCGATTACATGTTTCTGGTTACAAAGAAATGTTCCTAATTTCCATCAAGCAAACACCTATGTCTGAATCTCAAAACGAAATTCATGTGAGTTCTTTACATGGTTCCAATGTCATTGCAATTGTTCAGCATCAttcagatcagtggttctcaaatgtatttgattgtgCCCCTCTCCCGCCTTGCGTTTGTAttagtttacacacacacacaccccagtctcCGGCAAGCAGCCGCtgttctctggccacccagctctgaatgtgTGAGgtaaggttttttccccctaaagcTTCCCATGCCCCCACCAGAATACCTTCCATGCCCCCCTGGGGGGGGGCATCCCCAAGTTTAGGAACCTCTGCTATAGCTGGAAGCAGAGGGAAATCCAGTTCTTCAATATTCTGGAGTATACTACACAATCCATAAAAGGGATACCAAATGCATATTAAAACTGGGTTCTAATTGTGCCATGTCAAATGGTTACTTTAATATTTCAGGTACTCACCTACCCTGATGATggatagagccctaccaaattcatggtccattttggtcaatttcacagtcttAGGCTTTTAAAagtagtaaatttcatgatttcagctatttaaatctgaaatctcacagtgttgtaattgaaggggtctgacccaaaaaggagttgtgtgtgtgtgtgtgggaatcaAAAGGGCATTGTAGGGAGGGTTGTGGTAccactacccttacttctgtgctgcctctgctgctggtggcgctgccttcagagctgggcatcaggagagcagcagctgctgggtgtgagcccagctttgaaggcagagctgctgccagcagcagcagcacagaaggaagaatggtatggtattgtatggtattgccacccttacttctgccttGCTGCTGGCCGGGTGCTGCCTTtagggctgggctcctggccaacaGATGCTGctgtctggctgcccagctctgaggaCAGCGCAGAAATAAAGGTGGAAATACCATTTtgctcctaaaataaccttgtgaaccCTCTGCAACTTCCTTTTGAGTATGGACCCCCAATTTGTGAATCATAGAAGACtaagttggaagagacctcaggaggtcatctagtccaaccccttgctcaaagcaggaccaaccccagctaaatcatcccagccagggctttgttaagccaggccttaaaaacctttaaggatggatattccaccacctccctaggtaacccattccagtgcttcatcaccctcctcgtgaaacagattttcctaatatccaacctagaccttccccactgattgctgctccttgttctgtcactcgccaccactgagaatagcctagctccatcctctttggaatgcccccttcaggcagttgaaggctgctatcaaatttcCCCCTCAATCACTCTGgtcttccccatgaaatctgtatagtaaggtaaaagcacacaaaataccagatttcacagggggagaccagatttcatgatctgtgatacatttttcatggccatggatttggtaggaccctaatgATGAGCATGTTATAGAAGCCTGTATAGAACAGGGTAAAGCAGTTAAGACTATAGTATTGCCTAAAGAGGACATAACAATTCTCCCTTTTTCCAATTAACAAGGAAAGATAATCTTCATTGTAAAGATGCCTATGAATTTCCTGACATGAAGGCGGTTTCCTGAATCCTTATTATGATTTATCGTTTAGATTACAGCAGTGCCCAAAGGTCGCTGGGCTAGGTGTTATACGAAGCCATAGGAAAACAAAGTCTATGCCTTGAAGAAATCGAAATGGATTTTCCCATGCATCACTGCTAGTTCCAGCAGAACTGTATAAGctcctgtgacgttatgagtataatataatatctcattgaaaggtgacagggccagaaagagttaagtaACTCACAaattgacctgacccatgggtgaatcTTAggaactggttaggaagatatgtaaatgaatagagctttgaaatgcaagtctgcattgttagagatctcaagggtagatgtttgctcaggtcttgtaagcaaacaagtcttgtctatagctatagctttaattcaaagatcaaaaaggaatattaacatttaggaagatacttgaggGAAATAGTAGTGTTGTctgtgtgtctctttgaaggttgtggtaacctgtatctgaactttttaatggaaatattaccctgtactaattgccaggatgtttggaaggagttcagcctattgttttcttgggccaaaaggctgctggaaatgtataagaaccctgggacatgatcctacttcatctcagatctgctttgggtttcaagagggggaaaccttaagccacaaggattgagatccccagtcattgactggagccaccctgaatattaacattggactgtaacctatggactatttctaaaaggacttttggcaactataaGCTCGCCTCTGCTatgcatctgaacctcaagaattgaattcaagtctgtctgtatattgatcttttaaccaacactctctctcttttcttttttaataaattttagcttagttaataagaattggctgtagcgtgtattttgggtaagatctaagttataattggacctgggtatgtggctgatcccttgggattggaagaaccttttcttttatatgatgaagtaagattttcaggaatcatcatcatatctgacaggtgtgtctggatggaagcctgaggctgggcactttaagggaactgcgtggtttggacttctaagtaaccagtgaggtactatagaagctgttctgtgctggctggtaaatctaagtattggaatatccaccagcatttggggtttatctgccccgttttgtttgcagttcaccctgattgagtgacctcagctggctcccacaggcagcaccatcacacctccTACAGATGCATTTTATCTTCATGGTTTTATTTGCTGAAATACTTTGTGACTCATGTTTATGAGGAAAACA
Encoded here:
- the CD8A gene encoding T-cell surface glycoprotein CD8 alpha chain, with translation MARFVSLLFFLSLSLCCCRSQGQGSKMSVRLRNKGSPLALGNRVELECVFSGRDLSDSGVSWMLQHRQSAPQFILFITSLGRVAPTENGKPPTRFEAKRESSIYRLTVKSFQEQDQGNYYCIVNHNQRLHFSSGIPLHLPAPPTTAPSTKATTTQPSTTTEPRDCKQFLNTAKATEKGLDLSCHLYVWVPLASACLLLLIALLATITMCQKTRRRRCKCKRPMNGSNGKPSMPNRYT